The Saccharothrix variisporea genome has a segment encoding these proteins:
- a CDS encoding ABC transporter substrate-binding protein: MTRRVGLSARRIIAGLSALAMLAVVSGCGLLGGSEEKPADAAPGKVEKTKIKLGLLPILDVASVHVAMRKGFFAEEGLEVEPVTIQGGAAAIPGLISGDLDITFGNWVSFFAAQSKDAAKAVDGLKLINDGYQAKPEMFLILTGPDSAIKSPKDLAGKTIAINTFKNIAELTAKATLEANDVDPKSVTFKEFPFPDMQAALQNKTVDAAFMVEPFISKAQRSIGAITVLDAASGPTDNIPVAGYGTTGKFAKENPNTVAAFQRAMAKGQRAAADRPTVEPLLVEYAKVDKETASLVHFGEFPTTLDATRLQRVATLMKTYGLLEKDFDVKPMLVTSGSGS; the protein is encoded by the coding sequence ATGACTCGAAGAGTCGGCCTCTCGGCACGAAGGATCATCGCCGGTCTGTCCGCGCTTGCGATGCTCGCGGTGGTCTCCGGCTGTGGTCTGCTCGGCGGTTCCGAGGAGAAACCCGCCGACGCCGCACCGGGCAAGGTCGAAAAGACCAAGATCAAGCTTGGTCTGCTCCCCATCCTCGACGTCGCGTCGGTGCACGTCGCGATGAGGAAGGGCTTTTTCGCCGAGGAAGGCCTCGAGGTCGAGCCGGTCACGATCCAGGGTGGCGCCGCGGCCATCCCGGGCCTGATCAGCGGTGACCTCGACATCACCTTCGGCAACTGGGTGTCGTTCTTCGCCGCGCAGAGCAAGGACGCGGCCAAGGCGGTCGACGGCCTGAAGCTGATCAACGACGGCTACCAGGCCAAGCCCGAGATGTTCCTGATCCTCACCGGGCCCGACTCGGCCATCAAGTCGCCGAAGGACCTGGCGGGCAAGACCATCGCGATCAACACGTTCAAGAACATCGCCGAGCTGACCGCGAAGGCGACCCTGGAGGCCAACGACGTCGACCCGAAGTCGGTGACCTTCAAGGAGTTCCCGTTCCCGGACATGCAGGCCGCGCTGCAGAACAAGACCGTGGACGCCGCGTTCATGGTCGAGCCGTTCATCAGCAAGGCCCAGCGCTCGATCGGCGCGATCACCGTCCTGGACGCCGCGTCCGGCCCGACCGACAACATCCCGGTCGCGGGCTACGGCACCACGGGCAAGTTCGCCAAGGAGAACCCCAACACCGTCGCCGCCTTCCAGCGCGCGATGGCCAAGGGGCAGCGCGCCGCCGCCGACCGCCCCACGGTGGAGCCGCTGCTGGTGGAGTACGCCAAGGTCGACAAGGAGACCGCGAGCCTGGTCCACTTCGGCGAGTTCCCGACCACGCTGGACGCCACGCGCCTGCAGCGGGTCGCCACCCTGATGAAGACCTACGGCTTGCTCGAGAAGGACTTCGACGTCAAGCCGATGTTGGTCACTTCGGGCTCGGGTAGTTGA
- a CDS encoding 4-hydroxybenzoate 3-monooxygenase produces the protein MGIVGAGPAGLTLANLLRQGGIPCVVLERGTREYIETRPRAGVIEHRAVRMLDEHGLADRLLREADRHGACEFRVNGQAHEVDYAALYDGQTHYVYPQQEVVKDLLGAFLDSGGDVRFSVTDVELHDIETSSPYLTWTSASGERERLDCSFIAGADGFHGVTRRSIPAGAVQEFSHQHGIEWLSILAEAPPSTHKVIYALHPDGFAGHMLRSSTVSRYYLQVPVDDTVDNWPDERVWAELHKRLALRDSDWKLTEGRITEKRILDMRSYVVEPMNHGNLYLLGDAAHIITPVGAKGMNLALHDAEVLAAALMEYTRTGDDAGLRSYSEVCLRRVWRAQEFSQWMVFMIHRSPEPFLSRLGQARLEHLIASGSSAGYFAQNYVGP, from the coding sequence GTGGGAATCGTGGGCGCCGGGCCGGCCGGCCTGACCTTGGCCAACCTGCTGCGCCAGGGCGGAATCCCTTGCGTGGTACTGGAAAGGGGCACCCGCGAGTACATCGAGACCCGGCCGCGCGCCGGCGTCATCGAGCACCGGGCGGTCCGGATGCTGGACGAGCACGGGTTGGCCGACCGGTTGCTCCGAGAGGCGGATCGGCACGGGGCCTGCGAATTCCGCGTCAACGGGCAAGCCCACGAGGTGGACTACGCCGCGCTCTACGACGGGCAGACCCACTACGTCTACCCCCAGCAGGAGGTCGTGAAGGACCTCCTGGGCGCGTTCCTCGACAGCGGCGGGGACGTCCGGTTCTCGGTGACCGACGTCGAGCTGCACGACATCGAGACCTCGTCGCCGTACCTGACCTGGACCTCGGCGTCCGGCGAGCGCGAGCGCCTTGACTGCTCGTTCATCGCCGGCGCGGACGGCTTCCACGGCGTGACCCGGCGCAGCATCCCGGCCGGCGCGGTCCAGGAGTTCTCGCACCAGCACGGCATCGAGTGGCTGTCCATCCTGGCCGAGGCGCCGCCGTCGACGCACAAGGTAATTTACGCGCTGCACCCCGACGGTTTCGCCGGGCACATGCTGCGCAGTTCGACGGTTTCGCGGTACTACCTCCAGGTCCCGGTGGACGACACAGTGGACAACTGGCCCGACGAGCGCGTGTGGGCGGAGTTGCACAAGCGGTTGGCGTTGCGCGACTCGGACTGGAAGTTGACGGAAGGTCGCATCACGGAGAAGCGCATCCTGGACATGCGCAGCTACGTGGTCGAACCGATGAACCACGGCAACCTGTACCTGCTGGGCGACGCGGCGCACATCATCACGCCCGTGGGGGCCAAGGGGATGAACCTCGCCCTGCACGACGCGGAGGTCCTGGCGGCCGCCCTGATGGAGTACACCCGAACGGGGGACGACGCGGGGCTGCGGTCGTACTCCGAAGTGTGCTTGCGGCGGGTGTGGCGTGCACAGGAGTTCTCGCAGTGGATGGTCTTCATGATCCACCGGTCGCCGGAGCCGTTCCTGAGCCGGTTGGGGCAGGCCAGGTTGGAACACCTGATCGCGTCCGGCTCGTCGGCGGGTTATTTCGCGCAAAACTACGTCGGCCCGTGA
- a CDS encoding ABC transporter permease — MTRFLQRWAVFIGLVLVWELATWVADDPFFPRPTEIAEAAHTLWFSGPVLFTDTVYEHVFPSIGRLLAGWGIAALIGIALGIALGRSNTAMQYAGPLLTFMRSIPPPALVPVFLLVFNVGTQMQLATIVFGVLWPILLNSVDGARSVDATKYETSAVFRIPKAQWILGVVLPAAAPKIFAGLRVSLSLSLVLMVVSELVGTDNGIGSQLLVAQREFDFPDMWAGIVLLGVLGYALNTVLLAFERRALSWQPKASEGRTPATVEE, encoded by the coding sequence ATGACCCGGTTCTTGCAGCGCTGGGCCGTGTTCATCGGACTGGTCCTGGTGTGGGAGCTGGCGACCTGGGTCGCCGACGACCCGTTCTTCCCGCGCCCCACCGAGATCGCCGAGGCCGCGCACACCCTGTGGTTCTCGGGGCCGGTGCTGTTCACCGACACCGTGTACGAGCACGTGTTCCCGAGCATCGGCAGGTTGCTGGCCGGTTGGGGTATCGCCGCCCTGATCGGCATCGCGCTCGGGATCGCGCTCGGCCGCTCGAACACGGCCATGCAGTACGCCGGTCCGCTGCTGACGTTCATGCGCTCGATCCCGCCGCCCGCCCTGGTGCCGGTGTTCCTGCTCGTGTTCAACGTCGGCACGCAGATGCAGCTCGCCACGATCGTCTTCGGCGTGCTGTGGCCGATCCTGCTCAACAGCGTCGACGGCGCCCGCAGCGTCGACGCGACCAAGTACGAGACCTCGGCGGTGTTCCGCATCCCCAAGGCGCAGTGGATCCTCGGTGTCGTCCTGCCGGCCGCCGCACCGAAGATCTTCGCCGGGCTCCGGGTCAGCCTGTCGCTGTCCCTGGTGCTCATGGTCGTCTCCGAACTGGTCGGCACCGACAACGGGATCGGGTCGCAACTCCTCGTCGCCCAGCGGGAGTTCGACTTCCCCGACATGTGGGCCGGGATCGTCCTCTTGGGAGTCCTCGGCTACGCCCTCAACACCGTGCTCCTCGCCTTCGAACGCCGGGCGCTGTCCTGGCAGCCGAAGGCTTCCGAGGGGCGCACCCCCGCGACGGTGGAGGAATGA
- a CDS encoding ABC transporter permease codes for MRALSRGLLGVAGFLVVWELFGRSRLVPAEYLPPPSVVGVELIKLLGDAGFLRDVVATVLALLIAVGLSIAIAVPLGLVLGSVPAVRHATRAVVEFLRPIPSVALIPLAILLLGIGPEMKITLAVYAAVWPILFNTIYALDELDPLLVETAKVFGTGRVRVLFSVALPSALPFVLTGIRLAATTSLVVLVSVELLAGGARGLGQFIMEARSGSGRMDLVLAGTVVAGVLGFLLNEGLERAQRRWVSWSTVTGGRS; via the coding sequence GTGCGTGCGCTCTCCCGAGGGCTGCTCGGTGTGGCCGGGTTCCTCGTCGTCTGGGAGTTGTTCGGCCGGTCGCGGCTGGTTCCCGCGGAATACCTCCCGCCGCCGTCCGTGGTGGGAGTGGAGCTGATCAAGCTGTTGGGGGACGCGGGTTTCCTGCGCGACGTCGTCGCGACCGTCCTCGCCCTGCTCATCGCGGTGGGACTGTCCATCGCGATCGCCGTCCCCCTGGGACTCGTGCTGGGCAGCGTCCCGGCCGTGCGGCACGCCACGCGGGCCGTCGTCGAGTTCCTCCGGCCGATCCCCTCGGTGGCGCTGATCCCGCTGGCGATCCTGCTGCTGGGCATCGGGCCGGAGATGAAGATCACGCTCGCCGTGTACGCGGCGGTGTGGCCGATCCTGTTCAACACCATTTACGCGCTGGACGAGCTGGACCCCCTGCTCGTGGAGACCGCGAAGGTGTTCGGCACCGGCCGCGTGCGGGTGCTGTTCTCCGTGGCGTTGCCCAGCGCTCTGCCCTTCGTGCTCACCGGGATTCGTCTCGCGGCCACGACCAGCCTCGTCGTGCTGGTCAGCGTGGAGCTGCTCGCGGGCGGTGCGCGTGGGCTGGGGCAGTTCATCATGGAGGCCCGCAGCGGTTCCGGCCGCATGGACCTGGTGCTCGCCGGCACCGTGGTCGCGGGTGTGCTCGGGTTCCTGCTCAACGAGGGGCTGGAACGCGCGCAGCGCCGGTGGGTGTCCTGGAGCACGGTCACCGGAGGACGGTCATGA
- a CDS encoding sensor histidine kinase — protein MLTVRGHGDHASGREPERIHLDEGAGPAGPPDSGPSTGTAPSADRGISRWRLRNWRLRSKLAVVLLVPALSTLALAGLRLNTQLDDVELFGKAQRELQLSAQAAAVADALQLERDAAVWFVAGGRADNSAELVTRSAKVDSEVSKYREVARTTTGIGDSVREAFDKSLQALDGLPSLRNTTLTTRYPDISVASAYTQVLSALAQVHRATASSLSNETITPLAGANQALYSAKEQLFQQNAILLSTAKRTEFAPGQVNALRAAQSRLDAALTDFAVTASQPNRQRYSDVVSGAAVDARSSLVQLALVQQEDAGEVSISDAEVMRVGEETAALIRTVALDIEQQADAEAVRLTEAARAAAWRDAALVAVALLVAFALMAFVARSMLTPLRVLRRSAMDVARNRLPEAIKRIRSHRDPERAAEEALVPVPIHTTEEVGQVARAFDAVQREAIRLAVEQVALRANVNDMFINLSRRSQALVERQITVIDRLEQDEQDPDQLASLFELDHLATQMRRNSENLLVLSGTTVNRRVTRPVPISEVLGAAVSEVEKYARIQIAPAPELKVQGRVVNDLAHLIAELLDNATAFSKPSTKVTVRAIETRRGEVSIRIHDRGVGMQEQDIVEANAKLADPPEVDVSVAREMGLYVVGQLAKRHEIRVTLSNNDDIEGGVTAQVVLPVSLLHRGPEPAAPRPALPPRQADPSAEDSGVGVLAGVPKWTPDQFGPDRLSGERYTPPAEVTPAPFPQPVATPAADDFFQVEQSPATDLFTATVAETLPPKPGAPDYTYPGVSSPPKSLPPAVEEEDDASTQRLPIYEDVLSRWFQGTEASEAHVRGELPPETESEKTMFADRVELVGSDETPAERTMFADRAELVGDDKPEKVERVSPQPTAAGLPKRAPAPSPVPAAATPTDGWGPADNGWSAASNVLKSTVEDTTSAGLPKRTPKARLMPGSLSAPTPRATAPAATTNGNGAAPSATATAVATAPPRRSADRLRQRFATYQRGVQMGRESADDNGLPWEGLSFDNADNKEQK, from the coding sequence GTGCTGACGGTGCGCGGTCACGGCGACCACGCCTCCGGGAGAGAACCGGAGCGGATCCACCTCGACGAGGGCGCGGGGCCTGCCGGCCCGCCCGACTCGGGTCCGAGCACAGGCACCGCGCCGTCCGCCGACCGGGGCATCTCCCGGTGGCGCCTGCGCAACTGGAGGCTGCGCAGCAAGCTCGCGGTGGTGCTCCTGGTGCCCGCGCTGAGCACGCTCGCCCTCGCGGGCCTGCGGCTCAACACCCAGCTCGACGACGTCGAGCTGTTCGGCAAGGCCCAGCGGGAACTCCAGCTGTCCGCGCAGGCCGCCGCGGTCGCCGACGCGTTGCAGCTGGAACGCGACGCCGCCGTGTGGTTCGTCGCGGGCGGCCGGGCGGACAACAGCGCCGAGCTGGTCACGCGGTCGGCCAAGGTGGACTCCGAGGTGAGCAAGTACCGCGAGGTCGCCCGGACCACCACGGGCATCGGCGACAGCGTGCGGGAGGCGTTCGACAAGTCCCTCCAGGCGCTGGACGGGCTGCCCTCGCTGCGCAACACCACGCTGACCACGCGGTACCCCGACATCTCGGTGGCCAGCGCCTACACCCAGGTCCTCAGCGCGCTCGCCCAGGTCCACCGCGCGACCGCGAGCAGCCTGAGCAACGAGACCATCACGCCGCTGGCCGGCGCGAACCAGGCGCTCTACAGCGCCAAGGAACAGCTCTTCCAGCAGAACGCGATCCTGCTGTCCACGGCCAAGCGCACCGAGTTCGCGCCCGGCCAGGTCAACGCCCTGCGCGCCGCGCAGTCCCGGTTGGACGCCGCGCTCACCGACTTCGCCGTCACCGCGAGCCAGCCCAACCGCCAGCGCTACTCCGACGTCGTGTCCGGCGCCGCGGTGGACGCCCGCAGCTCGCTGGTCCAGCTCGCGCTGGTGCAGCAGGAGGACGCGGGCGAGGTGTCCATCTCGGACGCCGAGGTCATGCGCGTCGGCGAGGAGACCGCCGCTCTGATCCGGACGGTCGCGCTCGACATCGAGCAGCAGGCCGACGCCGAAGCCGTCCGGCTCACCGAGGCCGCCCGTGCCGCCGCCTGGCGCGACGCGGCCCTGGTCGCCGTGGCCCTGCTGGTCGCGTTCGCCCTCATGGCCTTCGTCGCCCGCTCGATGCTGACGCCGCTGCGCGTGCTGCGCCGCTCCGCGATGGACGTGGCCCGCAACCGGCTGCCCGAGGCGATCAAGCGCATCCGCTCGCACCGCGACCCGGAACGCGCCGCCGAGGAAGCCCTGGTGCCGGTGCCGATCCACACCACCGAGGAGGTCGGCCAGGTGGCGCGGGCGTTCGACGCCGTGCAGCGCGAGGCCATCCGCCTCGCCGTCGAGCAGGTGGCGCTGCGCGCGAACGTCAACGACATGTTCATCAACCTGTCCCGCCGCTCGCAGGCGCTGGTGGAACGCCAGATCACCGTCATCGACCGGCTGGAGCAGGACGAGCAGGACCCCGACCAGCTGGCCTCGCTGTTCGAACTGGACCACCTGGCCACCCAGATGCGCCGCAACAGCGAGAACCTCCTGGTGCTCTCCGGCACCACGGTCAACCGCCGGGTCACCCGGCCGGTGCCGATCTCCGAGGTGCTCGGCGCGGCCGTGTCCGAGGTCGAGAAGTACGCCCGCATCCAGATCGCGCCCGCGCCGGAGCTCAAGGTCCAGGGCCGCGTGGTCAACGACCTCGCGCACCTCATCGCCGAGCTGCTGGACAACGCGACCGCGTTCTCCAAGCCCAGCACCAAGGTGACCGTGCGGGCCATCGAGACCCGGCGCGGCGAGGTGTCCATCCGCATCCACGACCGCGGTGTCGGCATGCAGGAGCAGGACATCGTCGAGGCCAACGCCAAGCTCGCCGACCCGCCCGAGGTCGACGTGTCGGTGGCCCGCGAGATGGGTCTCTACGTGGTCGGCCAGCTGGCCAAGCGGCACGAGATCCGGGTGACGCTGAGCAACAACGACGACATAGAGGGTGGTGTCACCGCGCAGGTCGTCCTGCCGGTGTCGCTGCTGCACCGCGGCCCCGAGCCGGCCGCCCCGCGGCCCGCGCTGCCGCCGCGCCAGGCGGATCCGTCCGCCGAGGACAGCGGTGTCGGCGTGCTGGCGGGCGTGCCGAAGTGGACGCCCGACCAGTTCGGCCCCGACCGGCTGTCCGGGGAGCGCTACACGCCGCCGGCCGAGGTGACGCCCGCGCCGTTCCCGCAGCCGGTCGCCACGCCCGCCGCCGACGACTTCTTCCAGGTCGAGCAGTCCCCGGCGACGGACCTGTTCACCGCGACCGTCGCCGAGACGCTGCCGCCCAAGCCCGGTGCGCCCGACTACACCTACCCCGGCGTGTCGAGCCCGCCCAAGTCGCTGCCGCCCGCGGTCGAGGAGGAGGACGACGCCTCCACCCAGCGGCTGCCGATCTACGAGGACGTGCTGTCCCGCTGGTTCCAGGGCACCGAGGCGTCGGAGGCGCACGTGCGCGGTGAGCTGCCGCCGGAGACCGAGTCCGAGAAGACCATGTTCGCCGACCGCGTCGAGCTGGTCGGCTCGGACGAGACGCCCGCCGAGCGCACGATGTTCGCCGACCGCGCGGAACTGGTCGGCGACGACAAACCGGAGAAGGTGGAGCGGGTCAGCCCGCAGCCCACCGCCGCCGGCCTGCCCAAGCGCGCGCCCGCACCGTCTCCGGTGCCCGCCGCGGCCACCCCCACCGACGGCTGGGGCCCGGCCGACAACGGCTGGTCCGCCGCGAGCAACGTGCTCAAGTCCACCGTCGAGGACACCACCAGCGCCGGGCTGCCCAAGCGCACCCCGAAGGCGCGTCTCATGCCCGGCTCGCTCAGCGCGCCGACGCCGCGGGCCACCGCCCCGGCCGCCACCACCAACGGCAACGGCGCCGCGCCTTCCGCCACCGCGACCGCCGTCGCCACCGCGCCCCCGCGCCGGTCCGCCGACCGGCTGCGGCAGCGGTTCGCCACCTACCAGCGCGGTGTGCAGATGGGCCGCGAGTCCGCCGACGACAACGGCCTGCCCTGGGAGGGCTTGTCGTTCGACAACGCAGACAACAAGGAGCAGAAGTGA
- a CDS encoding roadblock/LC7 domain-containing protein — translation MTTAAEELDNFSWLVDDFVNRVAGVAHAIVVSADGLLLASSERLPLDRAEQLAAVASGLVSLNLGAARCFEAGDVKQTVVEMERGYLFLMSISDGSCLAVLAAPNCDIGLIGYAMTRLVERVGVQLTPEIRSQLHVAMRG, via the coding sequence GTGACCACCGCAGCCGAAGAACTGGACAACTTCAGTTGGCTGGTCGACGACTTCGTGAACCGGGTCGCGGGCGTGGCGCACGCGATCGTGGTCTCCGCGGACGGCCTGCTGCTCGCGTCCTCCGAGCGCCTGCCGCTGGACCGGGCCGAGCAGCTGGCCGCCGTCGCCTCCGGCCTGGTCAGCCTCAACCTCGGCGCGGCGCGCTGCTTCGAGGCCGGTGACGTCAAGCAGACCGTGGTGGAGATGGAGCGGGGCTACCTGTTCCTGATGTCGATCAGCGACGGCTCGTGCCTGGCCGTGCTGGCGGCGCCCAACTGCGACATCGGCCTCATCGGCTACGCGATGACCCGCCTGGTCGAGCGGGTGGGCGTCCAGCTCACCCCGGAGATCCGGTCCCAGCTGCACGTCGCCATGCGTGGCTAG
- a CDS encoding GTP-binding protein: MSGGRSLSVTSTKIVVAGGFGVGKTTFVGSVSEIVPLTTEAVMTEASVGVDDLTNTPNKMTTTVAMDFGRVSLDQDLILYLFGTPGQHRFWFMWDDLVRGAIGAVVLVDTRRLSDAFASIDFFEDRELPYVVGVNCFDGLLHHRIEDIREALTIDPSIPIVPCDARNRQSTKQTLITLVQHAMRQPTFA, encoded by the coding sequence ATGAGCGGCGGACGTAGCCTGTCGGTCACGTCGACCAAGATCGTGGTCGCCGGCGGGTTCGGCGTCGGGAAGACGACGTTCGTCGGTTCGGTGTCGGAGATCGTCCCGCTCACCACCGAAGCGGTGATGACCGAGGCGAGCGTCGGCGTGGACGACCTGACGAACACGCCGAACAAGATGACCACCACGGTGGCCATGGACTTCGGCCGCGTGTCCCTGGACCAGGACCTGATCCTGTACCTGTTCGGCACGCCCGGTCAGCACCGGTTCTGGTTCATGTGGGACGACCTGGTGCGCGGCGCGATCGGGGCGGTGGTCCTGGTGGACACCCGCAGGCTCTCCGACGCGTTCGCCTCGATCGACTTCTTCGAGGACCGGGAACTGCCGTACGTGGTGGGGGTGAACTGCTTCGACGGCCTCCTGCACCACCGCATCGAGGACATCCGCGAGGCGCTCACCATCGACCCGTCGATCCCGATCGTGCCGTGCGACGCGCGCAACCGGCAGTCCACCAAGCAGACCCTGATCACGCTGGTGCAGCACGCGATGCGCCAGCCGACCTTCGCCTGA
- a CDS encoding class I SAM-dependent methyltransferase — MPDSYEDADLASLYDTINGWGPSDEFYLDLVPAADSVLDVGCGTGLLLKTARDRGHRGRLVGLDPATGMLAQARVRDDVEWVQGDLSTVSFDHEFDLVLMTGHVFQIFTTDEQVSALLTGVHQALKPTGRLAFESLNPVPKPWRNWVPRNASTYTAPDGTDFRVTHDIVWEKDDLVHLTETYEGERWAEPQVDQATMRFASAATIDSLLADNGFEVEQRYGFWDRSPFAEDSREIITVARPRPRPAGR; from the coding sequence ATGCCCGATTCCTACGAAGACGCGGACCTGGCCTCGCTCTACGACACGATCAACGGCTGGGGCCCGAGCGACGAGTTCTACCTCGACCTGGTGCCGGCGGCGGACTCCGTGCTCGACGTCGGCTGCGGCACCGGTCTGCTGCTCAAGACCGCCCGCGACCGCGGCCACCGGGGTCGGCTGGTCGGACTGGACCCGGCCACCGGGATGCTCGCCCAGGCCCGGGTTCGCGACGACGTGGAATGGGTCCAGGGCGACCTGTCCACGGTGTCGTTCGACCACGAGTTCGACCTGGTGCTCATGACCGGGCACGTGTTCCAGATCTTCACCACCGACGAGCAGGTCTCGGCCCTGCTGACCGGCGTGCACCAGGCGCTCAAGCCGACCGGTCGGCTGGCGTTCGAGTCGCTCAACCCGGTGCCGAAGCCGTGGCGGAACTGGGTTCCGCGCAACGCCTCCACCTACACCGCCCCGGACGGCACCGACTTCCGCGTGACGCACGACATCGTGTGGGAGAAGGACGACCTGGTGCACCTCACCGAGACCTACGAGGGCGAGCGCTGGGCCGAACCCCAGGTGGACCAGGCCACCATGCGGTTCGCGTCCGCGGCGACCATCGACTCCCTGTTGGCGGACAACGGGTTCGAGGTCGAGCAGCGCTACGGGTTCTGGGACCGCTCGCCGTTCGCCGAGGACAGCCGCGAGATCATCACCGTCGCACGGCCGCGTCCGCGCCCGGCAGGTCGCTGA
- a CDS encoding ABC transporter ATP-binding protein, whose protein sequence is MTAMLSVAELGHTYQAKDGAHTAIDDLTFTVGAGELVCVVGPSGCGKSTLLRTISGLIRPSRGAISLHGDEVRGVPDDLAVVFQDYSRSLFPWLSVQKNVEFPLKRSLGRAERRARAAEALEWVGLSGATRKYPWQLSGGMQQRVAIARALAYRPALLLMDEPFASVDAQTRFELEDLLLKVKAEHDTTVLVVTHDIDESVYLGDRILVLSSSPASVVADLRVDLPAERDQITTRESEAFVALRAEVARLLNVGKTSEEVRARRAANEEQAAKWAEAERAEASRVDSSDRATAN, encoded by the coding sequence ATGACCGCGATGCTCTCGGTGGCCGAGCTCGGCCACACCTACCAGGCCAAGGACGGCGCCCACACCGCCATCGACGACCTGACGTTCACCGTCGGCGCCGGTGAACTGGTGTGCGTCGTCGGCCCGTCCGGCTGCGGCAAGTCCACGCTGCTGCGCACGATCTCCGGCCTGATCCGCCCCTCGCGCGGCGCGATCAGCCTGCACGGCGACGAGGTCCGCGGCGTGCCCGACGACCTGGCCGTGGTGTTCCAGGACTACAGCCGCTCGCTGTTCCCGTGGCTGTCGGTGCAGAAGAACGTGGAGTTCCCGCTGAAGCGGTCGCTGGGGCGCGCGGAACGGCGCGCGCGGGCGGCGGAGGCGTTGGAGTGGGTGGGTCTGTCCGGGGCGACCCGGAAGTACCCGTGGCAGCTGTCGGGCGGCATGCAGCAGCGCGTGGCCATCGCGCGGGCGTTGGCGTACCGGCCGGCGCTGCTGCTGATGGACGAGCCGTTCGCGTCGGTGGACGCGCAGACCCGGTTCGAGCTGGAGGACCTGCTGCTGAAGGTGAAGGCCGAGCACGACACGACCGTGCTGGTGGTCACGCACGACATCGACGAGAGCGTGTACCTGGGGGACCGGATCCTGGTGCTGTCGTCGTCGCCCGCGTCCGTGGTGGCCGATCTCCGCGTCGACCTGCCGGCCGAGCGGGACCAGATCACGACGCGCGAGTCCGAGGCGTTCGTGGCGCTGCGGGCGGAGGTGGCGCGGCTGTTGAACGTCGGGAAGACGTCGGAGGAAGTGCGGGCCCGGCGGGCGGCGAACGAGGAGCAGGCCGCGAAGTGGGCGGAGGCGGAGCGGGCGGAGGCCTCGCGCGTGGACTCCTCCGACCGCGCCACGGCCAACTGA